The bacterium genome has a window encoding:
- the metK gene encoding methionine adenosyltransferase has product MSRFLFTSESVSEGHPDKVADQISDAILDAMIKEDPYSRVACETLVTTGLAIVSGEVTTKAYIDVQELVRQTIRRIGYTTDAYRFDADSCGVISTIHQQSPDIAMGVDTGGAGDQGMMFGYACDQTPELMPMTISFAHKLVKRLADIRKNGTEMSYLRPDAKSQVTIEYDENKKPIRVNTVVVSTQHDPDVTQTKIKDDVIANVIKKVIPAELLDNKTVYHVNPTGRFEIGGPHGDTGLTGRKIIVDTYGGWGAHGGGAFSGKDPTKVDRSAAYAARHIAKNVVAAELAKECLVQVAYAIGVVQPVSIFVNTYGTGRIPDTKIAEIIQKSVDMTPKGIIERFNLRRPLYLETAAYGHFGRTEFEWEKLNLADTFRKEAK; this is encoded by the coding sequence ATGTCGAGATTTCTTTTTACGTCCGAGTCAGTCTCTGAAGGCCACCCGGATAAAGTTGCCGATCAGATCAGCGATGCAATTTTGGATGCTATGATCAAGGAAGATCCCTATAGTCGTGTAGCGTGCGAAACGCTCGTGACAACCGGCTTGGCCATCGTCAGTGGTGAAGTTACGACGAAAGCCTATATTGATGTACAAGAGTTAGTGCGTCAGACCATCCGGAGAATCGGTTATACAACGGATGCTTATCGTTTCGATGCTGACTCATGTGGCGTTATTTCTACCATTCACCAACAATCGCCGGATATTGCAATGGGCGTCGATACAGGAGGCGCCGGCGATCAAGGAATGATGTTCGGTTATGCCTGCGATCAAACGCCTGAACTGATGCCGATGACAATTTCTTTTGCGCACAAATTAGTTAAGCGCTTGGCCGATATCCGTAAAAACGGAACTGAAATGTCGTATCTACGTCCCGATGCCAAATCTCAGGTTACGATTGAATATGATGAAAATAAAAAACCGATACGGGTCAATACCGTCGTCGTTTCAACACAACACGATCCGGACGTTACACAAACAAAAATCAAAGACGACGTAATCGCTAACGTTATCAAAAAAGTTATTCCGGCAGAATTACTGGATAATAAAACGGTGTATCACGTGAATCCGACCGGACGGTTTGAAATTGGCGGACCGCACGGCGACACGGGTTTGACTGGCAGGAAAATTATCGTTGATACGTATGGAGGTTGGGGCGCACATGGTGGTGGTGCTTTTTCCGGCAAAGATCCGACAAAGGTCGATCGTAGTGCGGCTTATGCTGCACGGCATATTGCTAAAAATGTGGTCGCCGCGGAATTAGCCAAAGAATGTCTTGTGCAAGTTGCCTATGCTATTGGCGTTGTGCAGCCGGTTTCCATTTTTGTGAATACTTATGGAACCGGTCGTATTCCCGATACCAAAATTGCCGAAATTATCCAGAAAAGCGTCGACATGACGCCTAAAGGAATTATCGAACGAT